The proteins below come from a single Triticum aestivum cultivar Chinese Spring chromosome 5D, IWGSC CS RefSeq v2.1, whole genome shotgun sequence genomic window:
- the LOC100038341 gene encoding multiple inositol polyphosphate phosphatase 1 has product MAPPATPLPFLVLLATLLAAAPLLPPAAAAEPEAFDVRRHLSTVTRYDVSRASNSVVSAPAISDECRVIHLNLVARHGTRAPTKKRIKELDRLAVRLGTLVDEAKQGPDTASLKKIPSWMKGWESRWKGRVKGGELVSEGEEELFNFANRVKERFQDLFDEEYHPDVYSIRATQVPRASASAVAFGLGLLSGKGKLGAGNNRAFSVLSESRASDICLRFFDSCKTYKDYRKRKEPDVDKQKEPILEHVTSALVSRYHLKFTTQDVSSLWFLCKQEASLLNITNQACQLFNEDEVHLLEWTDDLEGFVLKGYGESINYKMGLPLLKDVVQSMEEAIIAKEENFPDGTYEKARLRFAHAETLVPFTCLLGLFLEGSDFEKIQREEPLDLPPMPPQRRNWKGALVAPFASNNMLALYQCPGNDGKKTSQDQKNSYFVQVLHNEAPVSMPGCGNKDLCPFEEFKEKIVKPHLEHDYDMLCKKPVAAAEEEPSSFSSKLNFFLDLLSRKGYRVKGQDVKTEL; this is encoded by the exons ATGGCTCCTCCGGCCACGCCTCTccccttcctcgtcctcctcgccaCGCTCCTCGCGGCCGCCCCCCTcttgccgccggcggcggcggccgagcccGAGGCCTTCGACGTCCGCCGCCACCTCTCCACCGTCACCAG GTACGATGTGTCCAGGGCGTCCAACAGCGTGGTCTCCGCGCCGGCTATCTCCGACGAGTGCCGCGTGATCCACCTCAATCTCGTC GCAAGACATGGGACTCGTGCTCCTACCAAGAAGAGAATCAAGGAGTTGGATAGGCTGGCTGTGCGGTTGGGGACTTTAGTGGATGAGGCAAAACAAGGACCTGACACTGCTTCTCTGAAGAAAATTCCATCATGGATGAAGGGGTGGGAGTCACGTTGGAAGGGTAGGGTCAAAGGGGGTGAACTGGTTAGCGAAGGTGAGGAAGAGCTGTTCAATTTTGCCAACCGAGTGAAGGAGAGGTTTCAAGACCTGTTTGATGAGGAATATCATCCAGACGTGTACTCAATAAGAGCAACCCAG GTTCCTCGAGCATCAGCTAGTGCAGTAGCATTTGGTTTGGGGCTACTTTCTGGGAAAGGAAAGCTTGGAGCAGGAAATAACCGTGCCTTCTCTGTTCTGAGCGAGAGTCGTGCAAGTGATATTTGTCTGCGATTCTTTGATAGCTGTAAAACATACAAG GACTACAGGAAAAGAAAGGAACCTGATGTTGACAAGCAAAAGGAACCAATTCTAGAACATGTCACATCTGCTTTAGTCAGCCGTTATCACCTCAAGTTTACAACACAGGATGTTTCTTCCCTCTGGTTCCTCTGCAAACAG GAAGCATCTTTACTGAATATTACCAATCAAGCTTGTCAACTTTTCAATGAAGATGAG GTTCATTTGCTAGAGTGGACAGATGATTTGGAGGGTTTTGTGCTTAAAGGTTATGGTGAGTCAATAAACTACAAAATGGGACTGCCATTGCTCAAGGATGTTGTCCAATCAATGGAAGAAGCAATCATAGCTAAAGAAG AGAACTTCCCTGATGGTACGTATGAGAAGGCAAGGCTCCGATTTGCACACGCAGAAACTCTTGTTCCTTTCACATGTCTACTAGGTCTTTTTCTTGAAGGATCAG ATTTTGAGAAGATACAGCGGGAGGAGCCATTGGATCTACCTCCGATGCCACCACAGAGAAGAAATTGGAAGGGCGCACTTGTAGCACCTTTTGCTAGCAACAATATGTTGGCTTTATACCAATGCCCTGGCAATGATGGCAAAAAAACATCTCAGGaccaaaaaaattcatattttgtgcaaGTTCTACACAATGAAGCCCCAGTTTCGATGCCG GGCTGCGGCAACAAGGATTTATGCCCGTTCGAGGAGTTCAAG GAAAAGATAGTGAAGCCGCACCTGGAGCACGACTACGATATGCTATGCAAGAAGCCGGtggcggcagcagaggaggagccaTCCTCTTTCAGCTCCAAGCTCAACTTCTTCCTGGACCTGCTCTCGCGGAAAGGTTACCGTGTAAAGGGGCAAGATGTTAAGACGGAACTGTAG
- the LOC123125964 gene encoding ubiquitin-NEDD8-like protein RUB2 produces the protein MEVTFETTQGRRFTVEIWYLSTVRRIKEYILKQEGIPVESQRLFFHGQELEDDRDTRHYPIVEGSHVLIVLPDDSPTAAGAVVRVVASGPALGQGRRIALDLDASCTIARLKELLQERTDGAVPATTVSVFLEKAEMEDHKELAQFNPPADGMEMEVRVVVRQPPPPPVCNDGNGVAKVNKPQQRMSVEVKWGAKAVTLEVSDMDAVKELRAELGSAAPHLLLPDDGAYFFIYKQNVMEEERTLRWHDVKSGDTIEIFNGRVTGGA, from the coding sequence ATGGAGGTGACGTTCGAGACGACGCAGGGTCGCCGATTCACCGTCGAGATTTGGTACTTGTCCACCGTGCGGAGGATCAAGGAGTACATCCTGAAGCAGGAGGGCATCCCCGTGGAGTCCCAGCGCCTCTTCTTCCATGGCCAGGAGCTCGAGGACGACCGCGACACCCGGCACTACCCCATCGTGGAGGGATCCCACGTGCTCATCGTCCTGCCGGATGACTCCCCCACTGCCGCCGGCGCCGTCGTCCGCGTCGTCGCCTCCGGGCCGGCCCTCGGCCAGGGCCGGCGCATCGCGCTCGACCTGGACGCGTCCTGCACCATCGCCCGCCTGAAGGAGTTGCTCCAGGAGCGCACAGACGGGGCGGTGCCGGCCACAACGGTGAGCGTGTTCTTGGAGAAGGCGGAGATGGAGGATCACAAGGAGCTGGCGCAGTTCAACCCGCCGGCCGACGGGATGGAGATGGAGGTGCGCGTGGTCgtgcgccagccgccgccgccgccagtgtGCAACGACGGGAACGGGGTGGCCAAGGTTAACAAGCCGCAGCAGCGGATGTCTGTGGAGGTGAAGTGGGGCGCCAAGGCCGTGACGTTGGAGGTGAGCGACATGGACGCCGTCAAGGAGCTGCGGGCGGAGCTGGGCAGcgcggcgccgcacctcctcctgCCGGACGACGGCGCCTACTTCTTCATCTACAAGCAGAATGTCATGGAGGAGGAGCGCACGCTGCGCTGGCACGACGTCAAGAGCGGCGACACCATCGAGATCTTCAACGGCAGGGTCACCGGAGGCGCTTGA